A window of the Callospermophilus lateralis isolate mCalLat2 chromosome 7, mCalLat2.hap1, whole genome shotgun sequence genome harbors these coding sequences:
- the Mxra8 gene encoding matrix remodeling-associated protein 8, giving the protein MELPSGALLWKLLLLESFAVLLSSGPSGSPTAGSSVVSESAVSWAAGTQAVLRCQSPRMVWTQDRLHDRQRVVHWDLSGGPAGPARRLVDMYSAGEQRVYEPRDRGRLLLSPSAFHDGNFSLLIRAVEEGDEGLYTCNLHHHYCHLYESLAVRLEVTDDPQAARAYWDGEKEVLAAVRGAPALLTCVNRAHLWTDRHLEEAQQVAHWDRQPPGVPHDRADRLLDLYASGERRAYGPPFLRDRVSVGADAFARGDFSLSIDPLEPADEGTYSCHLHHHYCGLHERRVFHLRVTEPAAEPPPRASPGNGSGHGSVPGPDPTLARGRSVINVIVPEGRAHFFQQLGYVLATLLLFILLLITVVLATRQRRRGGYEYSDRKLATAPGKDVNLAEFAAAKEDRAPYRSEDIQLDYKNNILKERAELAHSPLPAKSIDLDKEFRKEYCK; this is encoded by the exons ATGGAGCTGCCGTCCGGCGCCCTGCTGTGGAAACTCCTGCTCCTGGAGA GCTTTGCTGTCCTCCTGTCCTCAG GGCCCTCAGGGTCTCCAACAGCTGGCAGCTCGGTGGTATCTGAGTCGGCAGTGAGCTGGGCAGCGGGTACCCAGGCCGTGTTGCGCTGCCAGAGCCCCCGCATGGTGTGGACCCAAGACCGGCTGCACGACCGCCAGCGTGTGGTCCACTGGGACCTCAGCGGCGGACCTGCAGGCCCGGCGCGCCGACTTGTGGATATGTACTCTGCTGGGGAGCAGCGCGTATACGAGCCGCGCGACCGGGGCCGCCTCCTGCTGTCGCCCTCTGCTTTCCATGACGGCAACTTCTCACTGCTTATCCGCG CGGTGGAGGAGGGCGACGAGGGGCTGTACACCTGCAACCTGCACCACCACTACTGCCACCTCTACGAGAGCCTGGCCGTGCGCCTCGAGGTCACCGACGACC CCCAAGCCGCACGCGCGTACTGGGACGGCGAGAAGGAGGTGCTGGCGGCGGTGCGCGGCGCGCCCGCGCTGCTGACCTGCGTGAACCGCGCGCACCTGTGGACCGACCGGCACCTGGAGGAGGCACAGCAGGTGGCGCACTGGGACCGGCAGCCGCCAGGGGTGCCGCACGACCGAGCCGACCGCCTGCTGGACCTGTACGCGTCCGGAGAGCGCCGAGCCTACGGGCCGCCCTTCCTGCGCGACCGCGTGTCGGTGGGCGCCGACGCCTTCGCCCGCGGGGACTTCTCGCTGAGCATCGACCCCCTGGAACCGGCTGACGAGGGTACCTACTCCTGCCACCTGCACCACCACTACTGCGGCCTGCACGAGCGCCGGGTCTTCCACCTGAGGGTCACTGAGCCCGCCGCGGAGCCGCCTCCGCGGGCCTCGCCCGGCAACGGCTCGGGCCACGGCAGTGTCCCTGGCCCAG ACCCCACGCTGGCGCGAGGCCGCAGCGTCATCAACGTCATCGTCCCCGAGGGCCGGGCCCACTTCTTCCAGCAACTGGGCTACGTGCTGGCCACGCTCCTGCTCTTCATCCTCCTGCTCATCACTGTGGTCCTGGCCACACGCCAGCGCCGCCGCGGAg GCTATGAGTACTCGGACAGGAAGCTGGCCACGGCCCCAGG GAAGGATGTAAATTTGGCGGAGTTTGCTGCGGCCAAAGAGGACCGGGCTCCTTACAGGAGTGAAGACATTCAGCTAG ATTACAAGAACAACATCCTGAAGGAGAGGGCTGAGCTGGCCCACAGCCCCCTGCCTGCCAAGAGCATTGACCTGGACAAAG AGTTCAGGAAAGAGTACTGCAAATAA